GCAACCCACCGCCGACGGTCACCACGGTCGGCGTCGGCACCCACGCGTCCACCAAGACGTTGTCGTTGACCACCGACCGGCTGCTCGCACCCGCCGCGAGCAGCCGGGACGCCTCGTCGATAGCAGAAGCGTCCCGGTCGGCGGCGCCGAGCGAACCGGTGACGCCGGACTCCTCCACCGCCAGCCACGAACCCGAGTCGAGGTCCGTTGCCAGCGCCACCGGCGAACCGGCTGCCAGCGCTTCCCACACCGCTCGGTCGGACACCGCGTGCACCAGCACCCGCGCGGACCCGGCGCACGCGAGGCCGGCCGCCACAGCGTCCGACTCGCTGACGGGAGCACGCACGACCGACGAGGAACCGGACAGCGCAGCCGGAACCACCCCGTCGACGACGGGGTCGGCGACCCCGCGGAGAACGCCTCCCACGCGCGCGCCGTCGTCACGGACCGCCAGCATTTCGCCGGCGGGCACCGCGCCGAACCCGCGCACGTCCACGACCCGGGCGACGGCAACCCGGTGGCCGCCGTCCAGCCACTCCACAACCGTCCGCCCGAGCTCG
This Cryptosporangium aurantiacum DNA region includes the following protein-coding sequences:
- a CDS encoding XdhC family protein, with amino-acid sequence MRELGRTVVEWLDGGHRVAVARVVDVRGFGAVPAGEMLAVRDDGARVGGVLRGVADPVVDGVVPAALSGSSSVVRAPVSESDAVAAGLACAGSARVLVHAVSDRAVWEALAAGSPVALATDLDSGSWLAVEESGVTGSLGAADRDASAIDEASRLLAAGASSRSVVNDNVLVDAWVPTPTVVTVGGGLLASALAAQASLLGWSARDVSSVEDAVAAVSAFWAADVLVLLDHDPAMDEVLRVGLAHGRGFLGALGSRRTQATRRQRLLAAGVPSEQLDRIHGPVGLDLGARSPAETAVSIVAEVLATRSGRAGAALRSSDAAIH